From the Carya illinoinensis cultivar Pawnee chromosome 4, C.illinoinensisPawnee_v1, whole genome shotgun sequence genome, one window contains:
- the LOC122308509 gene encoding autophagy-related protein 8C-like: MAKSSFKMEHPLERRQAEAARIREKYPDRIPVIVERADKSDVPDIDKKKYLVPADLTVGQFVYVVRKRIKLSPEKAIFIFVKNILPPTAAMMSAIYEENKEEDGFLYMTYSGENTFGMC; the protein is encoded by the exons AAAGGAGGCAGGCAGAAGCTGCTCGGATCCGTGAGAAGTACCCAGACAGAATACCA GTGATTGTCGAAAGGGCTGACAAGAGTGATGTGCCTGACATCGACAAGAAAAA ATATCTTGTTCCTGCTGATTTGACCGTTGGCCAGTTTGTGTATGTGGTTCGGAAAAGAATCAAGCTAAGTCCTGAGAAggctattttcatttttgtcaaGAACATTCTACCACCCACTG CGGCTATGATGTCTGCAATTTATGAGGAAAATAAGGAAGAAGATGGTTTCCTCTATATGACCTACAGTGGCGAGAATACCTTTGGGATGTGCTGA